The Deinococcus hopiensis KR-140 sequence AGGTTGGCCGGGCCTGCGGCGTGAACATCTACCGCCTGCTGCCCGGCCTCTGCGAGCGGCCGCTCACCTGACTCAGCCCGCATACACCGCCGTCTCCAGCTCTGGAAATGCCACCCGCAACTCCCGCGCCAGCTGCCGCAGTCCCCACAGTTCGGTTCGTCGGTGCCCCAGCGCCACCACACCCAGGCCCAGCTCCCGCGCTGCCGCCACCGCCGAGGGCCTCAGCTGACCCGTGAGGTATATGGTGCCACCCAATCCCGCCACGTGGGTTAGCAGGGACGGATTCATCGCGTTGATCAGCGCAACCCGGAGGAAAGCGGTGTCAGCAGGCGGCCAGGACGAGTCATTGCCACCCAGTTCAGCAAGAAGTGCGGCGTGAAACGCCTGTTCCGTCGCCTCCGGCGGGGTGGCGATGAGGCCCACGGTGCGGCCCCCCCACGTCACCTCCTCCACTTTCCGCCAGCCCAGCTTACGCGCCAGCCTCCAGTTGGGTCCGGTGGTGAGGTGCATGTCAAAGCCGTCGTGGACGGCCAGCACACCTATACCCGGCCAGCGCTCTCCCAGCCTTCGGGCACGGTGAAGAAAGAGGGCATCGGCCGTGGGCCCGGGCGGTAGATCGGCCGGTTCGAGGGCCAGGGCCAACCGCTGAACGGGGGAGGGACCGCTGCGCAGCAGGGGCGTAGGCTCGCCGAGGTGCGCCCCCAGCCAACCCGCCAGGTCCTGCAGGGTGGGTGGCGTCACGCGCGGGGCTCCTGTTCATCTGCCTCTGGCCGCTGGAACCAGCGCAGCCACTCCCTGAGCTCAGCCCGGGTAATGGGAAAGGTGGCGGGCGGTAAGCCACGGTTGCGGGCCTCCAGCCGCCACAATTCTTCCGGCAGCACGCCGAGGAAGTGCAGTTGCGCCCCCGCGCCCAGCGCCTCGCCGCGTGCCCGGGATGGCCCGCGCTCCTGCCGGGTCCACAGGCCGCAATCCAGCACCACGCCCACGCCCAGGGTCAGTACCCGGGCCGCCACGCTCCGCAGCAGCCCGCCTTCCAGCGCCCAGCGTCTGCTCCTGGATTCGTCCGCCCCGAACAGCGGCTCCATCCACCCGTCGGGCGTCAGGCACCGCGCGTGGTGTTCGGCTTCCCACCGCCGCGCAAGCGTGGTTTTGCCCGAGCCCGGCAGGCCGACGAGGAGAAGGAGGGGAGGCGCCACGCCCGAGCATATTCCACCCCACCAGCGGCGAGAAGTGTCAGATCCCCGTGACAGGCGCTGCCCTATACCGGTGCGGGCCGATCGACAACTTCGCGTGCCTCCCCACCTGGCCGTCCCTATGTGCCTCCTGGGGAACGTCGCCTCCACCCGGACGGATTCCCCCAGCCGGAGCGGTGCCTCCGCGACGATGGGCCCGGAGGGCGCGCGCGCGCCCTCCCCAACTCAACCCCCCGCTTCAAGGAGCGTGCCATGAAGAAATTGATTGTCCTGATGTCCCTGGCCCTGGCGGGCAGCGCCGGCGCCGCTTCCCTGACCGTCTGGAGCCACTTTACCAATGCCGACGAGGTGGCGTGGCTGCGGGCGCAGTCCGACGCCTTTGCCCAGGCCACCGGCAACAAGGTCACCATCGTCGGTGTGCCGCTCGACCAGATGGCCGACCGCATGATTCAGAACGCCGCCAAGGGCCAGGGCCCGGATCTGATCGTGTCCCTGCCGCAAGACCGCCTCGGCCAGCTCTCGGCCGCCGGGGTCGTCGCGCCGATGGACCGCTACGTCTGGCGCGCCTCGGACCTGGACCGCTCGGTGACGCAGGCCATGACCCTGAAGGGCAAGCTGCTGGCCCTGCCCATGTTCGCCGAGTCGGTGGCACTGATCTACAACAAGAAGCTGGTGCCCAAAGCGCCGACGACCTGGAACGAGTTCCTCAGTGCGGCCCGGCAGAACACCGGCAACGGACGCTTCGGCTTTCTGACGGACCTCAGCAACGCCTACATCAACTACGGCGTGTTCAGCGCCTACGGGGGCTACATCTTCAAGAACAACGGCGGCACCCTGGACGTCAAGAACGTGGGCCTCTCCAACGCTGGCGCGGTGCGCGCGGTCTCGCTGCTCAACGATCTGCGCTACAAGGACAAGCTGGTGCCCGAGGGCATGACCGCCGACGCGGCCAAGAGCGCCTTTGTGGACGGCCGCCTGGCGATGCTGGTGACGGGTCCCTGGGACATGGGCGACATCAAAAAGGCGGGCATCGACTACGGCATCACGACCCTGCCGACGCCTTCCGGAGCGCCGGGCCGCTGGTCCCCGCTGGTGGGTGTGCAGGGCATCGTCATGAACGCCTACAGCAAGGACAAGGCCGCCGCCGGCCGCCTGGCCCAGGCGCTCGTGACGAGCACAGCCCAGGTCTCCTTCAACCGTGCGGGCGGACGCATTCCGGTCAGCCTCAAGGCGCGTGAGCAGCTCAAGGCCGATCCCGTGGTCACCGGCTTCAGCAAGGCGATCTCGGTGGGCACGCCCATGCCCAACGTGCCTGAGATGGGCGCGGTGTGGGGTCCCTGGACCACCGCCGTGACCCAGAGTACCCAGACCCCCACCCCCAACTACGCCTCCATTCTGACCAATGCGCTGATGGAGATCAGGAAAAATATCAAGTGACGCGCCTGCCAGAGGTAAGCCCCCCGTCAGGTCCGCCGTGTTTTATTCGGGGAATGAAAAGCAGCGTGCTGGCCTGCCTGGCCCTCCTGAGTGTGTCGGCCCGCGCGGCACCGACGCCCGCGCGGGTCTCTCCCAGCCTGGGTGTGGACTGGGCGTCGGTGCCGGGGGTCAAGAGCCTGAATTTCGGCTCCTACAAGGACACGCCCTACCTGCGTGACGCCGGGTACTTCAAGAAGGCGGCCACCGAACTCGACCGGCAGTGGAGCGCGCAGGGGCAGAAGGGCCGCTGTAACGTCAAGACTGCCGAGATTGTGTCTTTCAGCATGACCAAGGCCGCTGAGCTGCCACTGCTGGAAAATACGGTGCTGGCGCAGATCCGGACCAGGATGAAAGTCCAGCCCCTCGGGGCCGACTCGCCCCCGAAGTTCTTCCAGATCACCGGCCCCGGCAAGACCGCCTTCATGAGCTTCAGCCGCGTCTTCCTGCCCGATCAGCCCCCCGTCCTGACCCTCCGCACCTGCCAGATGCAGTAGCGCCGGCACAGGAAACAGGCCCGCTTCCCTACCCGGGGCGGGCCTGTTGTGCTGATGCCCCGAAGCGGACCTTACCCAAACTGCGCCAGCACCCCAGCCAGCCGCGCGCGCTGGGCGGAGAAGTCGGCCACCCGGCGGCGCTCTTCCTCAATCACCTCGGTGGGTGCGCGGGCCACAAAGCCCTCGTTGCCGAGCTTGCCCTGCGCCTGCTTGATCTGCTTGTCGAACTCGGCCAGCCTCTTTTTCTGCTTGCCCAACCAGTCGGCGAGGTCCACCGTGCCTTCCAGCGGCGCGCGCACGGTCACGCCCGCCTCCACCGCGCTGAGCGTCCGGCCTTCCAGGGCATGCACGAGCGTCACCCGGGCAATGCCCTCCACCACACGGGCGTTTTCATTCACCACGCCGCTCATCTCGCCCTCCACGGCCACGTTCAAGCGGTCCTGCGGCGCGAGCCCCAGTTCGTTCTTGAGGCTGCGGGCAGCGCTCACAGCGGCGCGCAGGGCATCAAAGGCGCGGGTGGCGTCGGCATCGTGCAGCGCCGCGTCCACCTCGGGCCACGCGTGCAGCGCGAGCTGGCGGCGATGCCCCAGCGTGGCGTAGAGCTCGGAGGTGAGAAAGGGCATGAAGGGATGCAGCAGCTTGAGGATGTGCTCCAGCGTGGCCTTGAGCGTGGCGAGCGTGCCCAGTTGCCCGGCGGCGAGCGCGGGTTTGGCCGCTTCGATGTACCAGTCGCAGAACTCGTCCCAGGTAAAGGCGTACAGGGTGCGGACGGCCGCGCCGATGTCAAAGGCCTCCAGCTGTGTCGTGGCTTCCGCCGTCACCGCATTCAGGCGGCTGATGATCCAGCGGTCTGCCAGCGTGAGGTCCTCGCGGGCACGCAGGGCGGTCAGGGCATCACGGCTGCGCATAGGCTGGCCCCCTGCCTCCTGCACCGCGCCGCGCACATAGCGGGTCAGGTCGTCGTCGCCCGTCAAAGTGGGCGCGGCCTCCGACAGGCGCAGCAGAGCAAAGCGCGCCGCGTTCCACAGCTTGTTGGCAAAGTTGCGCCCCTGCTCGAAGCGTCTCGGATCGTGCCGGATGTCTTGCCCGCCGGTGCTCAGGCTGGTAAAGGCGAAGCGGCAAGCGTCCACCCCATACTGTTCGAAAAGCTCCAGGGGATCGATGCCGTTGCCCTTGCTCTTGGACATCTTCTGGCCCTTGGCGTCCAGATACAGGCCGTGCAGCATCACCGTGGAAAAGGGAGCCTGAGTCGTGAAGTGGTAGCCCGACATCTCCATCCGGGCCACCCAGAAAAACAGGATGTCGTAGCCGGTGACGAGCACCTGCGTGGGGTAGAACTTGCGGTAATCCTCATGGTCGGTGTCGGGCCAGCCCAGCGTGGAAAAGGGCCAGAGGTTGCTGGAAAACCAGGTGTCAAACACATCGGGGTCGCGCCGCAGGTTGAGGTGCGAGTAACGCGGGTCCTGATCGCAGTCCAGCTCCGGGTTCTCTGGGTCCGGCACGTACACGTTGCCGTCGTCGTCGTACCACGCCGGAATCTGGTGGCCCCACCACAACTGTCGGGAGATGTTCCAGTCGCGGATGTTCTCCAGCCAGTCGCGGTTGACCTTCAGGTAGCGCTCGGGCGTGAGCCGGATTTCGCCCGCGTCCAGTCCCGCCAGCACCCGCTCGGCCATCGGCTTCATGGTCACGAACCACTGGGTGCTCACGATGGGCTCCACCGGCACCTTGGTGCGTTCACTGAGGCCGATGGCCGTGTCGTGGTCTTTTTCCTCCACCAGATCGCCGGATTCGGTCAGGGCCGCCACCACCGCCTTGCGGGCGGCGAAGCGTTCCATCCCCCGGAACTGCTCGGGCACGAGGTCCCCCGACAGATTGCCGTGCAGGTCAATCACGCTGGGCCGCGCCAGCCCGTGCCGTTCTCCCACCTCGAAGTCGGTGGGATCGTGGGCTGGGGTGATCTTCAGCGCGCCGACGCCGAACTCGCGCTCCACGGCCTCGTCCGCAATGATGGGGATGAAGCGGTCCGTGAGGGGAATCCTTGCCTTTTGCCCCACCAGATGCCGGAAACGCTCGTCCTCGGGGTGCACGGCGATGGCCTGATCCGCAAAGACCGTTTCCGGGCGCACGGTGGCGATGCGGATCTCGCCCACCTCGCCGTTGCTCGCGCTCAAGGTGGCGTCTTCGAGCTTGTAGCTCAGGGTGGTCATCTTGCCCTTGCGCACCTCGCGGTCAATCTCCAGTTCCGACAGGGTGGTCTGCGAGGCTGGGTCC is a genomic window containing:
- a CDS encoding Nif3-like dinuclear metal center hexameric protein; this encodes MTPPTLQDLAGWLGAHLGEPTPLLRSGPSPVQRLALALEPADLPPGPTADALFLHRARRLGERWPGIGVLAVHDGFDMHLTTGPNWRLARKLGWRKVEEVTWGGRTVGLIATPPEATEQAFHAALLAELGGNDSSWPPADTAFLRVALINAMNPSLLTHVAGLGGTIYLTGQLRPSAVAAARELGLGVVALGHRRTELWGLRQLARELRVAFPELETAVYAG
- a CDS encoding AAA family ATPase, coding for MAPPLLLLVGLPGSGKTTLARRWEAEHHARCLTPDGWMEPLFGADESRSRRWALEGGLLRSVAARVLTLGVGVVLDCGLWTRQERGPSRARGEALGAGAQLHFLGVLPEELWRLEARNRGLPPATFPITRAELREWLRWFQRPEADEQEPRA
- a CDS encoding maltose ABC transporter substrate-binding protein, which translates into the protein MKKLIVLMSLALAGSAGAASLTVWSHFTNADEVAWLRAQSDAFAQATGNKVTIVGVPLDQMADRMIQNAAKGQGPDLIVSLPQDRLGQLSAAGVVAPMDRYVWRASDLDRSVTQAMTLKGKLLALPMFAESVALIYNKKLVPKAPTTWNEFLSAARQNTGNGRFGFLTDLSNAYINYGVFSAYGGYIFKNNGGTLDVKNVGLSNAGAVRAVSLLNDLRYKDKLVPEGMTADAAKSAFVDGRLAMLVTGPWDMGDIKKAGIDYGITTLPTPSGAPGRWSPLVGVQGIVMNAYSKDKAAAGRLAQALVTSTAQVSFNRAGGRIPVSLKAREQLKADPVVTGFSKAISVGTPMPNVPEMGAVWGPWTTAVTQSTQTPTPNYASILTNALMEIRKNIK
- a CDS encoding valine--tRNA ligase; its protein translation is MTDLPTPEASSAENALAKAFDPQTVEPSWATRWKNEPFRADASSGKPPFTIVIPPPNVTGNLHLGHALDNTLIDTLIRFKRMQGFEALYLPGMDHAGISTQVVVERQLKDEGLSRFDLGREGFLERVWNWKAQSGGMILDQLTRLGVSVDWTRERFTMDEGLSRAVRAQFVRLYHEGLAYRGERIVNWDPASQTTLSELEIDREVRKGKMTTLSYKLEDATLSASNGEVGEIRIATVRPETVFADQAIAVHPEDERFRHLVGQKARIPLTDRFIPIIADEAVEREFGVGALKITPAHDPTDFEVGERHGLARPSVIDLHGNLSGDLVPEQFRGMERFAARKAVVAALTESGDLVEEKDHDTAIGLSERTKVPVEPIVSTQWFVTMKPMAERVLAGLDAGEIRLTPERYLKVNRDWLENIRDWNISRQLWWGHQIPAWYDDDGNVYVPDPENPELDCDQDPRYSHLNLRRDPDVFDTWFSSNLWPFSTLGWPDTDHEDYRKFYPTQVLVTGYDILFFWVARMEMSGYHFTTQAPFSTVMLHGLYLDAKGQKMSKSKGNGIDPLELFEQYGVDACRFAFTSLSTGGQDIRHDPRRFEQGRNFANKLWNAARFALLRLSEAAPTLTGDDDLTRYVRGAVQEAGGQPMRSRDALTALRAREDLTLADRWIISRLNAVTAEATTQLEAFDIGAAVRTLYAFTWDEFCDWYIEAAKPALAAGQLGTLATLKATLEHILKLLHPFMPFLTSELYATLGHRRQLALHAWPEVDAALHDADATRAFDALRAAVSAARSLKNELGLAPQDRLNVAVEGEMSGVVNENARVVEGIARVTLVHALEGRTLSAVEAGVTVRAPLEGTVDLADWLGKQKKRLAEFDKQIKQAQGKLGNEGFVARAPTEVIEEERRRVADFSAQRARLAGVLAQFG